The DNA region caacagctccAACTTCTCCTACGCCGAGGTTAGATAACCTCGATGGCATGTTCTCGGATACACCACCTACAACTGGGAAAGCAGCTAGCTTCAGACATCTCCCTATCCCACGGGTCACGAGGGCAGCTAGTCGGTCCACCGAAACTGGTTCAACGGAAAGCCTAGTACGTGtcttcccggccccgagcgtggaaCCGAAGAGGACGAGATCGGTCGGGGTTACTGTCCCCGAGGATTGCAGTTTCCTGTCCCGTCCTGTGGGAATtgcaagctatctgaggcccctcatctcggactcggataagcggaagatggtcggagtcccctggcagagtcttattaacgagggcatgtacgcgggcaaccgggtaagcttATCACCCAATTCTTTCATAATTCAATGTGAACTTTAGCTCCGGTTTTATCCAAGTTTAACTTCTCatttcttttacagagtgtggtgctcgtcaatgaggctttcatccgtgctcagcaagaggttgacgaccttaagggccagctggatgcccagggtcgAGAAACGAAAaagttccagcaccttttgcaAGTAAATGAGGATCAATTGAACAGGGCAGCCGCCCTatccaaccttcaacccgagctcgaagCAGCGAAGGCCGAAAATCTTCGGTTGAAGGCTGAGTTGGCCGGAATGGTCGAAAAGAACCGACTCCTAGAAGAGgacaaggtcggccttagccaGGACAATGCCCGTTTTTCTTCGAGGCTCGGTGAACTCGAGGCCACTATCTTTCAACTTCGGAGTGAGCTGGACTCGGTCAAGGCTGATGCCGTGAAGATGGTCGAGAGGCATAGGCTGCTTGAATCCAAGAATGCTGAGTATAATGAGAAGTTGAGGGTATTCGAACCGAAAGCCGAGGATAGGACCCGGATATGCGACGAGCTCAAAACCAAATTCGAGGAGACAGCCGAGGCCAATGACATTCTGAAGGCCGAGCTTGAGTCGGCTACTGAAGTTCAAAGAATCCTCGATGAAGAAAGGTCGGaattagtggctaaattggcCCAAGCTGAGACCGACTTAGTTGAGTCTCTTAAGAATGTGCAtgctgccgaggctcataccacgattgcAGTTGAGTATGAATGGTGGAAGTCCCGGAGGGCCACCCTTGAGCTAGCCCAACAAAGATTTGGGGACctcccggccctgatactcgaagccagAGCGATCGAGGAGGAAGCAAAGAGAGTCCTCGATACCGATTCTAAGGATTCTGAGAGAACGGTATCCGAGCACTCCGGCTCCAGTCGCACAGGGTAGACCAGGGCCTACACTAGCCTTTATTTTGCCTTTGCCTTTGCCTTTTTggcttgtttttgtttttgaactTTGTAGAAATTTCGGATGTAAAAAACCTTCATATATGGAATGTGCATTTTTCTTTCCGATTCTCTTTATTCCTTTATCTGAATGCTTGTTATGACTTTTACCCTAATCGTCAATCCAGTTAAGGAACAAACAAAGGCTCGGAGTCATTTTTTCAGGTCGTGCCTAAATATTAgcttttctcttcgtccggtacATTTTGTCCAGGGATTTAATCGAgtggtttgcccgtgggacttatttatgctctgtgaattcagatgtctccgaatcacgttaggcattttaGGGCCGATGTTTTTACGACAGCTTACATATCACATAGATTAGGTTCAGACACCTGAATCCCTGCCTTATCAATTTTTGAtatagcagtccccattcgagggtgttaaaagattttggCTTGGTTCAATGCAATCCtattgcctttgtcgaatttcgactatAGTCCCCGGTATAGGGTATTTAGATAAAATGATGCCGAATTTCGGTAGTAATCATCGGGGTAGGGTGTTTAATAAGAAGACATATCCGAAATGCAataatttgaattttcaataatcttTATATTGCAGGTATTTGCACGTATATGACATGAAGATTTCGtctgtttccttctgtttttgccgtagcaacTACTAAGTGGAAACGATTCTTtctgatcatttggtccttacatcgaaacctaatacagaaggttcgATTTTGGACGAAGATGAGAAATAAAAAATTTCGAGGACTTCTCCGAGGTAGCATCTAACAGCGTTCACTTGCTTTGTTGAGCTGCTTCGTTTTCTATTAATCGGGGTAAGCCTCGATGTGGGTAcagtagtcccctagtgtttatccgagctgcatgatcgagtaagcactatcaagtccccactcgtagggtatACCCCCGCGTTTCCGGACAATTATCCTCGTCTTTATCAAGTAACACATTGTACTTGTTACCTCATTAAAAACTTTaccggaaaacccattttgggacaaaaccgtactaaggaaaagagtgcaacccgtgttttcagacctagcacATATCTTCATCCGGTACTCGACTTCCTGAAAAAAAGAGATTAACAAAAAATAAACACAAGGataggtgtccataccttagcagtagtatctcttcaaatgagccacattccagttattgcgcaaccattGTCCgcccatggattccagctgatacgaccctttacccgttattccggttatcttgtacgacCCTTCCCAGTTCGAacccagctttccctcgttgggattcttggtgttcaaagtaactttccgaagcaccaaatccccaacttggaaatgtcaaaaattggccctccggttgtagtgcctttccattctctgtttctgggttgcaatacggaccaacgcattttcgcgaagttcatccttgaggtcgagttttatggccatggcctcctcatttGACTCACCGGTGGTGTATCTGAatcggagactcggttcaccaacttctacaaGGATGAGGGTtgcggccccgtagaccaacgagaaaggcgtTTCTCCcatgcttgattttgatgtggttctgtaagcccacaatacctccggtatcacttccctccagtgatgcttcgatgcttcaagtcttttccttagattttgaattattgttttattcgtggattctgcctgtccgtttgcacttgggtgatacggagttgatacaattttcttgatcttcaacccttcgaggaaatcgttgactttgctgccaatgaactgaggaccgttatcacaagttatctcggtcgggatgccgaaacgacaaacaatatggtcccatatgaagtcaataacctccttttctctaatctttttgAAGGCctacgcttcaacccatttggagaaatagtcagtcataaacaaaataaaacgggccttaccCGGTGTCCATGGCAGAggaccgacaatgtccattccccacttcatgaaggaccaaggtgatatcaccgagtgtagcaactccccgggctgatgaatcatcggggcatgtctctgacacccatcacatttccggacaaaattcttcgaatcctCCTCCATTCGGTTCTAGTAATAACCGGCACTGATAAATTTTCGAACTAAAGCTTCTGCACCAGAGTGATTACCGCAGGGCCCCTTGTGGACTTCTCTTATCACATAGtcggtttctccgggacccaaacacttggccaggggcccgaagaaagaccgtcgatacaattggtcgtCTATTAAGCAGAATCGTGCTGCTTTTGTTCTTAGTGACcctgattcttttgggtcactcgggagctttccatcttgcaagtagtcgatgtatttgttgcgtcaatcccaagttagacccatcgtgtttatttcagcatgcccgttttctaccgctgaattcatcaactgcactatagtgccggggttgatttcttccccttcgactgaagagcccaaattggccaatgcgtcggcttcgctgttctgctccctgggtacatgttacacggtccactctttaaaccggtgtagtatcactagGATTTTCTCCAGATACATTTGCATTCGTtcatccttaacctcgaagacgccatttacttggttaacgaccaagagggAGTCGTATTTTGCTTCGATTacttcggcccccatactccgagctaattccaaacccgCAATCACAGGCTCATACTCGGCtttattgttagtcaatttaatagtCCTAATCGACTGTCTAGTGGCATCCCCGACAGGGGTTTTAAGGGTGATGCCTAGCTCGGAatctttgaggttcgaggccccgtccgtgtgtaaaGACCAAATACCCGAACTCCCGGCATCACTTCTAAATgatagacctcgactgttcgaccggcgctcggtccgtttatcaccccgaccagAGAATTGACTGGgaccaacccttgatttttccgacctgaagcttggctttttCGAATGaaagtatggccgatacctttccctcgatggtcttgaCTACGGCTTGTAATTTTTCCTCGATCTCTCagagcttttgctcatatttatgGGCCCCAGGGGaagttcgagttggtcatcctctaccctaCTCTtttgattcgtatctgttatAGACATttgcccaggtcacagcctcgtattccagcaagttttcttttagtttgaacgaggccgtcgagctccgaggattaagccctttggtaaaagcttgtgcagcccattcctccggaaccggagggagctccatccgttccctttggaaccggttcaCAAATTCACGTAACAACTCATCGTCCCTTTAGGCTATACGGAAAATACCCTCCTTCCGAGCCTGTACCTTTTTAGCTCCAGCAtgggcttttatgaacgcatccgcgagcatttcgaaagaagtgattaaATGCTccggcagatgatcgtaccaagtcaatgctccctttgatagggtttccccaaactttttcaacaacacggactcaatttcatcctcttcgacgtcattgccttttatggcacaggtgtatgaagtAACGTGCTCCTGTGGATcggttgtgccgtcatatttctggatattcggcattttaaacctcttcgggatcaatttcggagccacACTTGGAGGAAAAGacctttgaatgtacctctttgaatccggtccttttagaataggcggagccccccgGATCTGATctacccgagagttatatgtttccaccctcttctcagttGAGTCTATCCGCtttgccaatgtttcgagcattctcaaaacctcggtggatgaaccggCTCCCGATCCATTACTCTCGACTATCCGTGTTTCGTCCCTTCTTGGTTCGGCGATGCCTTTCGACCTCTCCGGGGTCGCTTTATCATTTTTACTTTGCAGCTGAGCTATTGCAATTCCTTGTTCGGCGATGGCggttctctgttcctgcaacatttcaaaaattaaacgtaagttaacctCATCTGGGGTGTCCGGTACGTTCCGGCCTTGTGCCCGGGATAAAGTAATTGAATTATGAGTATTTAAGGGATCAGTGACctggcattctcctggttcacggtgttctgccggttgaggccttcccTCGAATCAACAGAATTTGGGTCGATGGGATCTGCTGGTAGGTCCCGTAGCCCACTATTCTCGTTTTCgaccacaatctcgttgttgttgacatgaccaGATTGTCCATTGCTTGCCATTTGGTCTGTTTTCACAGAGATCAGCAAAAGATTTCTTAATCCAACGGGTAGAAGATAGAAGCCAAGATtaaaaaaaccactattatcctagccccacggtgggcgccaaactgtttaccccgaattttgggtaaaaattgaatttgtaagtgaggtataggatatgtggtaaaCTTTAATCTATCTTGGGTTGATGTGAAATACTTATGGATTTGGGTGCTATAATATGTAAatgtgactatatatatatatatatatatatatatcgatgccTTGAATGAGCAcgttgttatggatgatttaactAACAATGTTAAAAGAATAAACAAGTCTCAAGATCCACTGATTCGGATAAACAAGTCTCAAGATCCACTGATTCGGactaaaaaaggaaagagagggaGAGAGTGTTTCAATATATTTTATATTACAATGCTCTAAATCCCAAAAAGctaacccctaaaagtagggaaatgtcctctatttatagttttgtctCATGGGCCTTTCATACTACACAAAGCCCTTTtgaaataaagaaaccctaaaaggataagataggaccgtacgatctgacacccgtacggttgtcaaTACAAAATGGCAGAACGGTCTTAACGCATGGTTGTTCTGCAGCTGGTAAACCGGACGAACGGCCACGAGAACTTGACTTGGCGAAACCGGGCTAACGACAACGCAGAGTTTGGTCCGGACACGCCGAACCAACAGATTTACTTCTCTTTTCTTCATCAGCCACATCTGGTGCAGTCCCCGGTCTGAAGAAAAGACTgatcatactcgtgctcatttgaTCTTACCCCCGGCCCTGGTGTCACCGGTCTTGCGCATattcggtttttaccgtatacaagtaGATCAAAGGCAACAATTGGAAGTAAGGGATTTCAAAAATTCATACTCAGTTCGACCCCAAAAAATCTAAAACTTAGTAAGATTTCAGAGAGCCTATCTCAGTTAAATAAGGGACGGATACATGATATAGATACATCAGTGAGAAAACAAAGCAGATGAAAGTGTGAACATATTTGAACTTTACTATGTAGTAGTTAAATAGAAGTGAACTTACAACTCGAATTTGAGGGAGAACGATTTGGCCGAACTTTGACAGTGAGATGGAAGGGACTATGACAATACCGTAAATCTGACCATAAACTACATTCGCATGAATTgtttgaagaagatgactaatgTAAGAAGATAGAAATATTGGTGAAGGAGAAGTAAGAGGGAGTGTACCGGTTTAGCTAACAGAGAAGATGGAAGATATCCGTAGCATTTTAAATTTCCTTCTCAAAATGGGACGGGGTATTTTCTTAATTTAACTTTCGAGTTAAGGTTTTCTTGCCTTTAATATAATGTAGATTTAATGAGTGTACTACTTTTTGGTGCACGTAAACCCTGAAATCTTTTAATTGTGAAATGTTAGCTTACTCGTTCAAGATGTTGAGATATAATAATATAAAGAATTTAGTAAAAATGTACTCTCTAACTATTTCAATTCTTAGATGAGACGGTGACATATCAGAGGAGACACAGATGTTCCGAGTTAAGATGTGCCGCCATTCAAAAAAAAATCCACGTTTTCTATCATAGAAGCTTACTCGGTAAACACTACTCAATTGAATGATTCTTTTAGCTGTCAAAACTTGCATATTTAATTTCGTCCTATGAAGAAAAGACAGAATTAGTCATAGGAATCTCAATCGGCCAAATGATATAAAATTTGGGGTGTGCTACCACCTGCTACAGGctacaccacaacataaattgaACAAGTGAGCCATCAAAAAATTGTGTACTTAGAAAACATTTCTTGATCACTAACATAAACTAGTCCCAATATCAACCATGGCCTGGAATTTCACTAAAACCTCCCTCTTGCTCCTGATTTCAACTTTTACAATTGCCATATCAAGAACAACAATAGCAAGTGATCCTAACATCCTTTCAGATTTCATTGCCCCAGAAAATCAAACCTCTGTTGATGCCAATTACTTCACATACACCGCGATGCGCGGTATATTTCAAAAATCTATTGATACAGTTACTACAACAAAGGCTACCAAAGCAGAATTTCCAGCTCTGAATGGTCAAGGAGTGTCACTAGCTGTACTTCAATTCCCTCCGGGTTCTGTAAACCCGCCCCACTACCACTCTCGCGCTACTGGACTCTTTCTCCTTCTTGAAGGCGTTTTAGAGGTTAGTTTCGTCGATACGAAGGATGTTTTGTATACTCAGAGACTAAAAGCAGGGGACATTTTTCTTTTCCCTAAAGGACTACAACACTATCAGCATAATTTTGATCATAAGAAAACAGCAGTTGGTGTAGCTGCTCTTGGTAGTGCAAGTCCTGGCACTGTTTCATTGCCATCCTCAATTTTCAGTACTGGAATTAGTGAATTGGTACTTGCTAAGTCATTTAAGACTGATGTTAAGACAATTAAGAAGATCAAAGCAGCAACATCAACACCCTGATGTCAAGGCTTTCTCCAGATTGTCAGAAGCGTATCCAGGATTTAAATTTAATGCGTTCAATTTTTAAGATTTGTAGcattgtttttatttatttatttattttattgtttaattttttaatttttcggaAACATCCTCCCTATCTttcgagataggggtaaggtctgcatacactttaccctccccagaccccacattgtgggatttcactgggtatgttgttgcagCATTGTTTTTATTGTACTGTTAAAAGTACGGATTTAGATTTTATATTTCTTGATATTTTAGTTGGTTTTTCATATATGTGTCCTTGTCGAAGGTGGGATTCAAGATGAATCTGTAGGCAAAAGACTACATCTGCCCCTGCAGATTGTACAATTGTCATATTTTAAAGATATCTTTGTTGCTTTCAGCATTCAATGCTTAATTAGTCAAGTATTGACTATGTTAGATCAAGAAAATTAGTTGGTTTTATGTTTTGTTCTGATTGTGTGTGTGTTTAGATTTAGTTGGGGAGAATTCCTTGGTGGTTTGTTATGAGAGAGCTGCTTTTGGTTTTACAACAACGAAACCTGCTTTGGTTCCAAGGTGTTTCATGTGATACGTGGAGACGAAGTGGATAGTCACTACACTGAATTGGTTCGGTCTGTGCAAAGTTAGCAGGCATCGAGTGTTGTGACACATCTCATCCCATGTTGTGGCGTGAATTTAACACTCTTTTACTTCTGTTTTCCTTTGTATTGTCCCTTAGAAATATTCAACATGATGAAGGTTACAGTATACATATATCAGCAAGTTGTTGGCAAGGTCATATTTTGACTTCCTCAGCAAACAGATAAGAGAGGTGGGGAAAAGAGAGAAACTTTTTGCAGTCTTGAAGACATTTCTTAAAGATCTGATAAATGAGACTTAATAGTAGAACTCTGTACtagaaaaaaggagaagaaaaccAAACAAGTTCTTCTTCCCTAGCCCTTCCCAGGCTGAAAGGGTCTCTATTGAACCATTCAATTAACTAACTAAGCATTGTCCTTTTCTAATTTCAAAGTCATAGGATAGTAAATGTTCAGCaacatatgaaaaaaaaaaaaaaaaggagtcaaAACACATGGGAAAGATCCTGACTTTCCTTTttgcttttaatttttttaataaatgaGAAATTCCTAAGGGTTAATGAAACACAGTTCGAAATTCTATCGATGGTCGGCCTCTCTATCCTTCTCCGCTTAAATACCATACTTTTGTTTGTGGAAAGGTCTAAACCCGTGACACGCGCCCATCCATACATCACGTGTTGCACTCTTATGGTTCAAACCTCTCATcgttccttcttcttttttaataGATGCTTGCTAGCtttaagaagaagaaaattaaTATTAGCATGCAAAACATCAGAATTTTTAGCTTTGAATTCAGTTGGCAATACCAAGATAAGTCATCAAATACACTGTCGATCTTAAGCAATAAACGGACAGATATATACCATGTTAAATCCACTGAGGCAAAACAATTTACATAGATGTGTCTCCAAAAGACCCTTTGTGCCAGTAAAGTCTTTCCATTTCCTAGCAGTGTTTCAGGTTTGACAAACCAATTTTAACAGCAAAAACATAACAGCCATGCTTTCACTGCAATTGCCACGCTCCAAAATGTTATGAGTGGAGTTGTAGACATAACTTACTGACCATCTATTATCGCTAAAATCTAGCATGAATCCGGATTAGTCGGACCCCAAAATGGGTACCTGACAAAACGTGGGAAACAAAAAAAGGAGTGACAACAACCcatctatgtgattaaagttgCGGTAACTCTTGAGTAAAGCATAAAAATGCATTATCATGTTCACCTTGAAGAGGTCATTAGCTTGTGAACACTGGACAACATAGACATCAAGGAAATGGTGTTAAACTATGGGACAGACAAAGATATAGAATATCAACTGAATTGTTAGGTAATGAAATTTTAGTGATCTACTGAAAAAGCAGTGCATGCTTGCTGCAAACAACAAAAGCATGCATATCGAAAGTACAGTTTCTGGTCCTGAAATTGATGAACTCAAATTGGTAATGAAATAATGGAACACTCTATTCATGTGCTCTCCTTTTTTATGATCCACATTTTTTGGTTGTTCAtacttcaatattttttttgcatgAGTACTCAGTACAGTGCTGCACAGTTGTCAAACAATAAACTCAAAGTTACTCCTCAAACCTACAAAGGCACTATCAACTTGATGAAATAAAAGACATCACCAACCACTACAATGGGCACTGGTTTGGTATACTGATGAGCAAAAGGGGATGTATTCTATATGTTCAAAACGTCAGCATAGAACAGATATACTTGATTTAGTAACAATTACTGTATGTTTCATGAATAATGCGAAACGATACTAATTTACACGAATCTACAAAGCAAATACAGAACTACCTATAGATAGTGCCAGTTAAATGGTGCAAGGTAACTCACCGTACGTTCTGTGAGCGACGATGGCCTTTGGATCATCAAGTTCAAAGCTTGGTTGATAGCTTCCTCCAGAACAACAAGGCCACACCAAACACAAGTGGAAAAAAGTAAACTCAAATGTCAAAAGGAAagtttagaaaagaaaaaaaaaatgaaacaaccAGAGCTGCATTTGTAAGAAAACAAATTTGGAGCACTAAATCAAGATTAGATCTCATTCGTAAAAAAATGAGGATGGCCAAGCAACAAATCTAGCAGCATACACCACAAACTTTCTGCCAAAAGTCTCTCTTCTGCCACCAAGAGAAAAATAACACCAGATGTTTCTGATAATTACTAAGTCATAAAATCACTGCATCTGGAACAATTTCCCCGCTTTGTGCAATATTCTAGCAGAAAAAGGATAAATAACATAATTGCACCTTTAAGACTCTTTATCACTGACCAAATCAAGATATAAGGCACAAACTTAACATCACTTGTTTGGAACCAAAATGCCAGTGATTTCCCTTAACTACGTTTATTTACATGTAAACCTCCATGTGTTGTTAAAATATGCCATCCTAAGTACACCCATTTAGCTCATAGCAGTAACTTAAAACTATCGACTAAGCTTCTATTCACTAGGAAATCCCCTATATCAACTAGAAACAATAAACTTTACAAATTGGAACATCTACTCCAAATGACCATACTATGTACAGATATTCCTACTCTTCATGTCTACATGTGGAAGTTGAAATTCTGATACCCTCCTTGATTCTGAAGACTGTTTTGAGGAGGAACCATGTTCGTATCCACTGCGGTGGTAATGTCATGTATGCTCGACCTTTTCCGTTCTTTCTTCATTGACTGCTGTCTAAGGTAGTATTTTTGAGCATGACTGGCCACCTGTGTTGGAGTCCGCGTCACCACAACATTTCTTGAAATGCTTCTCCAGTCACCCTTCCCGTATTTGTCCAGCCCAATAAGGAATAACCTATCACAAAAAGACATGATTTTCCAAGTCAGCACTACATCCATACAATAGTGATCCTAAATTTACCGTCAGACTTCTCTATAACAGTTATCCTCTATAACAGCACTTAACTATAATAATCATGTTTTTTGTGGAACCGATCCTTCATGTTATggtatattatatgttctctataacagcatttcgTTATAGCAACCAAAAAATATCGGAACAAAGAACgttattatagagaggtttgactgtttCCCATAAAGTCAACATATATCTCGAATAATATAATCATATCTATTAGCTATTATATTAGTGATGTGTGACAAATGTCACCTAAACCATGAAGAAGAATTCAATAAAGTTTTCACAAGTGTCAGCAACTACATTAGCCGTACCACGGGATAGTCATAATCCGACTTGTAACTTTATTCAAAGAGGTTAGTAATAAACAATGAAAACTTTCCATGCTTGTCATAAACACTCACTTAACCTACTCATTAGGATGCTAAATATCTCCATCTGTAAAAGAAAAAGTCC from Lycium barbarum isolate Lr01 chromosome 10, ASM1917538v2, whole genome shotgun sequence includes:
- the LOC132613866 gene encoding putative germin-like protein 9-2, with the protein product MAWNFTKTSLLLLISTFTIAISRTTIASDPNILSDFIAPENQTSVDANYFTYTAMRGIFQKSIDTVTTTKATKAEFPALNGQGVSLAVLQFPPGSVNPPHYHSRATGLFLLLEGVLEVSFVDTKDVLYTQRLKAGDIFLFPKGLQHYQHNFDHKKTAVGVAALGSASPGTVSLPSSIFSTGISELVLAKSFKTDVKTIKKIKAATSTP